The sequence CCAACGGCAACCCCACTGGGATGCAGGGCTTCGTCTTCAATATCCGTAAACCGATGTTCCAGGACGTGCGGGTGCGCAAGGCCATCAGCCTGTTGCTGGACTTTGAATGGAGCAACAAGCAGCTGTTCAGTGGCGCCTATACCCGCAGCCGCAGCTATTTCGAAAACTCCGACATGGCCGCCACCGGCCTGCCCGGCCCGGATGAGCTGGCGATTCTCGAACCGCTGCGTGACAAGATCCCGTCCCAAGTGTTTACCAAAGCCTTCGAACCGGCCAAGACCGACGGCAGCGGCATGATCCGCACCCAGCAACGCGAGGCCTATCAACTGCTGCAAGAGGCCGGCTGGCGCATCGTCGACGACAAGATGGTCGATGCCACCGGCAAACCGGTGACCATTGAGTTTCTGCTGGCCCAGACCGAGTTCGAGCGCATCTTGCTGCCGTTCAAGCGCAACCTGGCCGACCTGGGCATTGGTCTGGTGATACGCCGGGTCGACGTCTCGCAGTACATCAACCGCGTCCGCTCGCGGGATTTCGACATGGTGGTGGGCAGCTTCCCGCAATCTTCCTCGCCGGGAAACGAGCAGCGTGAGTTCTGGAAATCCTCCAGCGCCGATAACCCGGGCAGCCGCAACTACATTGGCCTGAAAGACCCGGCCATCGACCAGTTGGTGGAAGAGCTGATCGACGCCGACTCACGTAAAAGCCTGATCGCCCATGCCAAGGCGCTGGACCGCGTACTGCAATTCGGCTACTACGTGATCCCCAACTGGCACATCAAGACCTTCCGCGTGGCCTATTGGGATCATCTGGGTCATCCAAAGGTTTCGCCTCTGTACGACGTCGGCACCGCCACCTGGTGGAGCAAACCCGACGCCAAGCCGGCTGTGCCCCTAGACTCTGATGCAAGCGCCGATCCGGCGAGCGGGGGCAACTGAGATGCTGGCTTATATTTTCCGCCGACTGCTGCTGATCATCCCCACTCTGTTCGGTATTTTGCTGATCAACTTCGTGATCATCCAGGCAGCCCCCGGTGGCCCGGTGGAACAGATGAT is a genomic window of Pseudomonas sp. ADAK18 containing:
- a CDS encoding extracellular solute-binding protein, which encodes MMPLRTAILGGLLFCAAANAAPQHALTLYNEPPKYPADFKHVDYVNPDAPKGGTFRESSMAGFDSLNPFISKGVPADNITLIYDTLAQQSLDEPITEYGLVAGKIEKAPDNSWVRFYLRPEAHFHDGHPMRAEDVVFSFQTLIKQGSPIYRTYYADVDEVVAEDPLRVLFKFKRTNNRELPLILGQLPVLPKHWWATRDFSKGNLEIPLGSGPYKVAEVKAGRSVRYERVKDYWGKDLPINQGFYNFDYRVTDYYRDNTVALEALKAGQFDYWLEISAKNWANAYNVPAVAQGRLIKEEIPNGNPTGMQGFVFNIRKPMFQDVRVRKAISLLLDFEWSNKQLFSGAYTRSRSYFENSDMAATGLPGPDELAILEPLRDKIPSQVFTKAFEPAKTDGSGMIRTQQREAYQLLQEAGWRIVDDKMVDATGKPVTIEFLLAQTEFERILLPFKRNLADLGIGLVIRRVDVSQYINRVRSRDFDMVVGSFPQSSSPGNEQREFWKSSSADNPGSRNYIGLKDPAIDQLVEELIDADSRKSLIAHAKALDRVLQFGYYVIPNWHIKTFRVAYWDHLGHPKVSPLYDVGTATWWSKPDAKPAVPLDSDASADPASGGN